DNA sequence from the Deltaproteobacteria bacterium genome:
AACGGCTACGAAGGCCGGGAAGTAGCCTTGGCTACGAGCTCTCCGTCCGCCTGCGGGCCGAAGCCTATGGCGGAGAGCCCGAAGGCTTCGGCCCGCAGGCGGACGGCTGAAAGAGTGATATGGCCATGCCCTTGAACTTCTAAGTGCCTTTAAGCTTGCGACGGTCAAGAAGAAGCGGGCAGAGACAACAAAAAAAACCGGTTCATGAAGTCATACCGTCTTATTAAACCATACTTTGTGGAAAAGAGGGCAGTTATATTGCTCGGCCTTCTTTCTCTTTTCGTGGTTGACATCCTTCAATTATTTATTCCTCGGATCATCAAGTGGGTTGTGGATGATTTGACAATCTGCCGCACCACAGCCACAAACGTCTCTCATTATGCCCTCTATATTGTAGGTGTGGCGCTACTGATCGGGATATTTCGATTTGTCTGGCGCAGATGTCTCATAGGCACATCAAGAAGGGTGGAGGAGGGGCTGCGCAACCAGCTTTTTGCTCACATCCAGACTCTTTCTGGCGCCTACTTTGATGAAACCAAGACAGGGGACTTGATGGCCCACGCCACAAATGACGTACAGCACGTGCGGATGGCCGTGGGCATGGGGATGGTGGCGCTAACAGATGCGGTGGTTCTTGGGCTGGCTGCAATCGGTTTCATGCTGTACATCAACGTCACTCTGACCGTTTTTGCCCTGCTGCCTATGCCGGTTATTGTCATATTGGCTCGTGTCGTTACCCGACGTATGCACCGGCTCTACAAGGAAGTCCAGGCCTCCTTTGCCGGTCTGACTGAAACGGTTCGAGAACGTGTTGCCGGTATCAGGGTGATTAAGGCCTACAACAGGGAGGAGGCGGAAGCCCTGAGGCTTGCAGAGATCTCAAAAGATTATTTGGGCAAAAATCTTCGACTGGTCCGGATTACGGGAGTCTTTTTTCCTGGGATGATGTTTTTTTCCAATCTGAGTGTGGCAGTGGTGCTGTATCTGGGCGGTGGGCAGGCTATTGATCTTACGATTACGCCGGGTGATTTTGTGGCCTTCATAAGCTACCTGGGTCTTCTCACGTGGCCTATGATGGCCATGGGCTGGGTGATCAACCTGATCCAACGGGGAGGCGCCTCACTGGACAGGATCAGTCGGATCCTTGAGACCAGGCCTCAGATTGTCAGCCCAAAAATGGCAAGTCCGGTAAGAGCGGTCGAGGGGGAGATCGTCTTTGATAATGTGGGTTTCAAATATGGTCCGGGCCAGCCAAATGCCCTTTCAAAGGTGTCATTTTCTGTGACATCAGGCCGGACGCTCGGTGTGGTTGGCCCCACCGGAAGCGGCAAGACCACACTGTGCCATCTGATTCCAAGGCTTCTTGATCCCACGGAGGGACGCATTCTGATTGACGGCAAGGAGATCCGACGGATACCTCTTCAGACCCTGCGGGCACACCTGGCAGTAGTCCCCCAGGATGCCTTTTTGTTTTCGGGCACGATCCAAGAAAACCTGTGCTTTGGAAAGAATGATGCTTCTGAGGAAGAGATAATCGTGGCAGCTAAAGCCGCACGTTTGTATGACACCGTCATGGGATTTCCCGATCAGTTCCGCACCGTCATTGGAGAAAAGGGGGTCACCCTCTCTGGCGGTCAAAGGCAGCGTCTCGCCCTGGCAAGGGCCCTTCTGGTTTCAGCGCCTATCGTGATTCTGGATGATCCCATGAGCCAGGTGGACACAGAGACTGCTGCCGCCATCCTGGGCAGCGTTCGAGAGCTTTCCGCCGGCCGCACCACAGTGATAATATCTCACAGGATCAGCCACGTGAGACACGCGGATCTTATTATTGTACTGGAGTGCGGACGCATAAGTCAGACCGGCACGCATGAACAACTAATGGCGCAGGATGGATATTACGGCAGAATGTATCAATTGCAGCAGATTGAAGAAGAACTCAACAACGGAAAAGCTGAGACGTGATATGCGAATCGACTACGGATATTTTGAAGAGGATCAGCTCGGCAAACCATACGACCTGAGATTGCTAAGAAGGCTCTTTCCGCACGTTCGCCCATATAAACTCTTTTTTTTGCTCTCCATTGTGCTCGTCAGCGCCATTACTGTCATGGACCTGGCGCTGCCTTATCTCACGAAGGTGGCTATCGACCGCTATATTGTACAGGACATGGCGGCTGAAAAAACGGGAGCTTCGCAGAAACGGCGGTTTTATGTGGCCGACCTCCGAGCCCCGAGGGTTGCCAGGATCGTGGATCAGCACCCGAGACTTTTTGAAATCGAGTGGCCCCATGCAAGGATTCCTTATGAGGATCTTTCAAAGCTCGACAAGTCTGATTTGGCGGTTCTCCGAATGCGAGATCATGCCGGCGTGGCCCGCATTGCCCTGATATTTCTTGGCGTTGTGTTTTGCCATTTTCTTTTGGGTTTTGGAAACGTTCTAGTCATGGAATATACGGGGCAGTTCATTATGCATGACATCAGGCTGAGGCTTTTTGAGCACATCCAGGGCCTTTCCGTGGCGTTTTTTACCAAGAATCCCGTTGGTCGTCTGGTGACCCGCGTAACCAGTGACGTTCAGAATCTGCACGATTTTTTCACATCCATCATCACGGTGCTTTTCAAGGACATCTTTCTCCTTCTTGGCATAACTGTTGTGCTACTGCTGATGAATTGGAAACTGGCCCTAATCTGTTTTCTCATGCTGCCGTTCATATTTCTTACGACAACCTACTTCAGCCGTCTGGCCAGGGACCTGTTTCGGGAACTTCGGATTAAGATAGCTGAGATCAACACAAGGCTTCAGGAAAGCATTAATGGTATCCGTATTATCCAGCTATTCGTTCAGGAGGCCAGAAACTACGAGCGTTTCAAAGAACTCAATCGCCAGAATTATCTGGTCGGAATGCGTCAGATAAACGTGTTTGCCGTATTCATGCCGGCAATCGAGGTTTTGAGCTCAGTTACCACAGCGCTGGTCATCTGGTATGGCGGGATGCGTGTTCTTGGCGAGAGCCTGAGCCTTGGTGTTCTGGTAGCCTTTGTTTCCTATA
Encoded proteins:
- a CDS encoding ABC transporter ATP-binding protein — its product is MKSYRLIKPYFVEKRAVILLGLLSLFVVDILQLFIPRIIKWVVDDLTICRTTATNVSHYALYIVGVALLIGIFRFVWRRCLIGTSRRVEEGLRNQLFAHIQTLSGAYFDETKTGDLMAHATNDVQHVRMAVGMGMVALTDAVVLGLAAIGFMLYINVTLTVFALLPMPVIVILARVVTRRMHRLYKEVQASFAGLTETVRERVAGIRVIKAYNREEAEALRLAEISKDYLGKNLRLVRITGVFFPGMMFFSNLSVAVVLYLGGGQAIDLTITPGDFVAFISYLGLLTWPMMAMGWVINLIQRGGASLDRISRILETRPQIVSPKMASPVRAVEGEIVFDNVGFKYGPGQPNALSKVSFSVTSGRTLGVVGPTGSGKTTLCHLIPRLLDPTEGRILIDGKEIRRIPLQTLRAHLAVVPQDAFLFSGTIQENLCFGKNDASEEEIIVAAKAARLYDTVMGFPDQFRTVIGEKGVTLSGGQRQRLALARALLVSAPIVILDDPMSQVDTETAAAILGSVRELSAGRTTVIISHRISHVRHADLIIVLECGRISQTGTHEQLMAQDGYYGRMYQLQQIEEELNNGKAET
- a CDS encoding ABC transporter ATP-binding protein; its protein translation is MRIDYGYFEEDQLGKPYDLRLLRRLFPHVRPYKLFFLLSIVLVSAITVMDLALPYLTKVAIDRYIVQDMAAEKTGASQKRRFYVADLRAPRVARIVDQHPRLFEIEWPHARIPYEDLSKLDKSDLAVLRMRDHAGVARIALIFLGVVFCHFLLGFGNVLVMEYTGQFIMHDIRLRLFEHIQGLSVAFFTKNPVGRLVTRVTSDVQNLHDFFTSIITVLFKDIFLLLGITVVLLLMNWKLALICFLMLPFIFLTTTYFSRLARDLFRELRIKIAEINTRLQESINGIRIIQLFVQEARNYERFKELNRQNYLVGMRQINVFAVFMPAIEVLSSVTTALVIWYGGMRVLGESLSLGVLVAFVSYMRMFFRPIRDIAEKYNIMQSAMASSERIFLLLDNQERIPESEIPSKMPDATTPTITFSDSELETADAVSFERVWFAYEGEDWILKDVSFTVRRGETVAIVGPTGAGKSTLIHLIERFYNPSRGSITVGGVDMRHVPKALLRARIALITQDVFLFADTIRDNITAGNPHLSHEGLQEIIAACNLDRLVEILPHGLDTALTEGGRTLSSGERQLLAFARALARDPEILILDEATSSVDTQTEQLIQEATFRLMQKRTAIVVAHRLSTIRNADRIIVLHRGRIKEVGSHDELMDRQGLYYQLYQWQAVS